The genomic window GTGTGACCTTTTCAAGGTGTTTGAAGGAATGAAAAAGTGAGACTGGTCAGTCAGGTTTAGCACAGCTACATGAAAACAGGAATTATAGTGGATGATTAGCTTTCTCTGGAATAAGGATACACAACCAGAATATTTTGttaatatacactgttgccccaTTAAGGCTGGAATgaaacatttttacctcttctcatgaaatgattgtgacaatgtaatTTATTCATGATAAAGTGTAATTGGGCCTcacaatgtaatcattgcacaaggtcaaaggtgattactgatgtgtataaatacaaataagaggagtgtgtctgaaaacaaaacttttttttacaaatatatgGGCAACAGAGTAAATGTAATCAGTGTCACCGCTTAATCAGTTATTACTTGGCTTTTCACTGTTCTATAGTGAGGTTTTTTTGTGGTTTGGAGTTTGTATCTGTACACCTAAGTACTGACTGATCAATTAATAACTGTGCAGCTTCATCAGTGCAGTCGTGCATTCTTATCTGTTGTCATAGATATATTTAAACACAAATGTGTACACAGGTTTGTCACTGCAAACATCTGTGCAGCAATTAAAGATCACAGATCAGTCACATTATAGTGTGGCTTTCACTGCTCAGACTCAAACGTTATTCGAGTTGGAATTCAGGCAGGTGTCTTTCAGTTCTAAATAATTACTTTGATTAGATGTGATTTTTTCTGACCATTAGATTCACTATTTTTTTCTGGACGATGACTAAGAAAACACAGTTGCTTATACTCTGGACTTCAGTTTTGCTTTGTGCTTTGTGGTGGTTTTGGATCAGTCTGACCTGCTGGAGAATCCATTCACTAAAGGATTTCTAATAAACACAGGGTTGTTCAAAGGTGTTCAAAGGGTTAGGTGCTGCCTGGGTTCCAGTGTTTTCCTTAAGGTTGAACACTTAAACATATGATGAAAGGTCCAGAAAGTCACATTTTTCCATAAAAAATGAgaatttcacattatttttggAATTACTATATCAGTGTTGCGAGGAAGCTAGTGCAGATAATGAAGTCCACTAGGGTCTAAATCAGTAAATCTGGGAAAAACTCAGATTCAGTTAGTCTTGATAATCTCTATTTTGGCATGGATACTCCAGCTAAGCCTGGTGCATGGAAACAACTTAAATAACAGGAAATTCATGAATCCATGGAACAACCAGGTAAGGCCAGTAAAACCTTCCCACAAATGTGTGTATCTTCACTCAGCACTCCCTAATCAGTGTTGGCTCGTTACACTTCAGGACACATAAAAGCACTTTCTGACATCCTTAATGATGATGAACCACAACAATATCGAGGTCAAGTATGGATTGAGAATTAAGGATCACATAATCAAGTGTGGAAAATAAGATGCACCCTAAATTGCCATTAATGTTATGATACTGACCTTAACTTTGACCCCACAGCGTTCAGACGACCCTCCAGGTGGCTGCAATGTGAAATCCTCTGCAAATCTGGACTTGGTCAAGATCTTGGCCATTTCTCCATCTACTTCCACCACTTTATCAGCCTGTTAAAATGTACCCACATCTGATTTAGTTTCAGTAAATGTAGGACAGTCATTGAACAAAAGCTGTTCTTGCTCTAAGAGCTACAGACCTGGAAGGTGTACTGGCAGTCAAACTGGAAGCTGCTCTCTACACCTGTAATGCCGCCGTTGTACATGACCTGACAGGGTTCAGTGGTGCCTTTAGGGAGCTTGAACAGGCGGTACGTGGCagaaatgaatttataatcaCCTGTATTGCAAAACCAAAgtatgaaaaattattacatggcAAAATCTTAAATATAGTTTCTTTCACTTTCATGTCAACAGTTCAAGgttctattgaagaaaaaaattgtcACATATGTTTTAGAGAGTTGGAGGGTTAAATATGGTATTgacagatttatttacttatcacAGTTAATATTCACTAAGACATGACTCAGCATAGCAGCACCCATAACCATGATACTTTTGCTTCCCTGTTCCAGAGGCATGAAGCAATGCCACTgtataaattattatatttaatattttgatgCATAAAGAAGCTCTACTGtgcaagttaaagtgaaaaatcatGATTCTATAACATTCACAAACACCTGGTAATTTAGACTTTATAACTGCTAATAACTACAATGTCTACTTAAAGATAAAGTGGAAAATAAAAATGAGATGTTTGGGGAAAACAGTATTTGCACTCACacctgatatgtttttttttttttttatcaataattctcattaaattaaataaatgcttCAAGGCATAATTGATTATACAGTACAATCATAGGTTAACATTAGGGTTAGaacagtatgtacagcagtaaaaatgaATGGTTCAAGGGAAAAAAtaacttctataaaccaaagtggaagaatttagtgtgacctcccctTTCTCTTAATATATCTAATATACTGCGCCCTTTTTTAGACAATATGAGAgtcattgcattaattttctgatgttttataccaggtttcattcaacacatgtcagatgtttctgtttgtgctgcttcttgtcatgggttcagaggtcacattaaacagtgactttaacccatttacttcagtttattgtaagtcttttaaggctgtgcacatatttcctgcatttccTTGTTGTATCTgatgaaaagagaatgagaaatagatGTGTGtgcatttcaaccctgcaaaaacaaagctaaaggttgcctaggacttttgcacagtactgtacaacaATCTCAGATTACATTAAATTGATGTATTCCATTTTTTtgcaaaacagaaacacaaattaATGCTTGTTAGTACAGCACTCCCAAAGTTAGTGTTTAAAAGTAAAAAGAGATACACTTAAATACACAAGTAACAGGACTTTTTTCAGACCCAGAATCTCTTTCAGTTCTTTGTTGTCAACAGTGATGATGGCGGCTGTAACCAAGCGTGGGGGGCTGAACCCGACTTCTTCAGCCAATTGCAGCAGATCCTTCCACCACAGTGCTCCACCAAGACACTCGCCTGCCAAAGTAAAACAAGCTGAAATATACTGTAAttgagttttgacatttttctgacAGCAGATCATCAATCCAACTCACCCCAGAGGACCTTGTGATTTTTAATTTCATCAGTTAgtcttgcactgctgtacacGTCACTAAAGTAAAACTCTCCACCATCCTAAAGATCAAAAAGTTGACATTATTAAAATGACACACACTGTTGAATCTAATGAGTTAAAATGAATCTGGATGTACTAAATGAATCATAAGATTAACACCACAGCTAAGTTAAAGGCAGTGTACCTTGAGCACATCATAGGCTTCAGCCAGTACTTTTTTCTTGTCTGGAGCAAGATTCACCACACAGTTGGAACTAAGTGATGGAAGAAAGTCACATTTTCaaaataatttctcttttatAATGTAACATTAAATTAAGAGAGACAAGAGCAGCATCTTACATGATGATATCAAATGAGTTCCTTTCCAGTCCTGCTTCTGTCAGGGCCTCGATGTAGCCCAGGACAAAATTGACATTGGGCTTCTTGTAGCCAAACTCCTGCATGTGGTGTTCCAGGTAAGTCTTGGCCAGTTCAAGCTAGAGGAGAACAGAGACTGGTGTGACATCCCTCCAGTGTGTGTACATTTAATTACTTcagctaaggaggttatgttttcattgtgtttatttacatatttgtctATCAACAGGATTACACAACACATGCTGCGCTTATGTTTATCAACCTTGATGGAAGGTGAGGGCATGGGTCAAGGGTGAATCCAGTCAATTTGGGGGGTGGCATTGTGTGGGATTTGCTATAGCACAAATTCACAATGATGAAGTTGCTTCATCAttaacttcattaacccttttATATCAATGCATAGGGTTGTTCAAGTTCATAATTGCAATATTtgcaataattactccaaattctCTGTTTTTGGCCTAGTTATGGCACTACAACACCAAAACATTTCTACATGGATTgcctgatcttttttttttttttttttcaaaattatcagAAAATAAGTAATTATCAGATAATTGATATTATCACTGATGTGTAACATCCACCACACTTACCTCTGAGATTTAGTTTTCCTTAATCAATCATATGTTATCTTTATGGAAAGAGGCTTTTAGACATCTTAATATTTATGATTAAAGCTATGTTGAAGCGGATACAAACAACTGACTGGAATATACTGTATGTCTATCACTGGAAATAACCCACTTAGACATATTTAAGTCTGATTTGAGAGCAATAATCCCATTCAGTTTTataataattaatgcatgaaagggtcagtGCTATGGAGCATTACTTTGGACCTATGTTTACTTACAATTTACACAACTAGACAAGATATAGCAGATTCTCATCTCCCTACATCATATCCACCATGCTGAATATTCTCACTGTCCACTACTACTATACGTCTACTGCTATATTTCAGTTCACTGGCCTTTAAGTCAGGTGACTTGTGGTGGAGTGCATGAGATCAGTGTCATTACTGTTGGTTCCACTATCCAACAGGTCtgtgttaaccccacaaacataatcactccccacaaatgtaataaactgcaaaagtaataaaaattTGCATATTGTAACGTAATAATTCCACAAACGTAATAACAGCTGCCTaccaaaaatgtaataattattacttttgttGGGATTTATTACGTTTGTAGGACTTTAAAAATCTTCAGTAATAAATTCTgccaaatgtaataaattactacatcacatacatttaagtcatgcatgcatatatattcattcatctttctttttcttcccatttattcttgtcctttggattcttgcctttttagaatgatcaaatgttgcagttacaccacatggtactaattccagATTAACAGGTGTTTAATTATAACTACAAGTGAAGGAACTAAACAGAATGGGGcaaaatgttgtaaaggttttattataaaagcttcagtatgaactggatattatttattctcattaagtataACAGAAGCCATTTAAATAAAATATCTGGATATGATTCTGATAACAATGGAGAGGGTAAGAGCACACTGTGAGAAAATGGGGTATTACGTTTGTGGTAggcgactgttattacatttgtgggaaagttattacattcgtgggattattacattaaaagctgcaaCTTTTAATTACATTTGCAGTTTATTATATTTGTGGgagttattacgtttgtggggttaacagtcTGATATGAAAAATGCATGAACAATGAGAGTAAATACCGAATCTGAAGTTCTGATGTTTCAAACTAAGATCGGGAATGACAATCAAATACGGCAGAGTTAGAATAACAGTAAAATATGCTCTCAGTTCTGGATCAGGAGGACACGGATCATGCTGATAGACATTGTCATATAGCAGGGGTACTCAAatttggtcctcgagggctggtggtatcctgcatgttatagatatttccctcttccagcacacctggttcaattaatgatcagctcatcatcaagctctgcagaagcctgataaggaTGTAACGGCAtccaggtgtactggaagaggaaaatatctaaaacatgtaggataccgatgctcgaggactggatttgaataccgCTGTCATAT from Sphaeramia orbicularis chromosome 1, fSphaOr1.1, whole genome shotgun sequence includes these protein-coding regions:
- the as3mt gene encoding arsenite methyltransferase, encoding MAEEQSVKGFKDTTTHLDVKDYYGKRLKNSADLQTNACVTPAKPIPAFIRQALSKVHPEVTARYYGCGLVVPECLEGCRILDLGSGSGRDCYMLSQLVGEKGHVTGIDMTEDQLELAKTYLEHHMQEFGYKKPNVNFVLGYIEALTEAGLERNSFDIIISNCVVNLAPDKKKVLAEAYDVLKDGGEFYFSDVYSSARLTDEIKNHKVLWGECLGGALWWKDLLQLAEEVGFSPPRLVTAAIITVDNKELKEILGDYKFISATYRLFKLPKGTTEPCQVMYNGGITGVESSFQFDCQYTFQADKVVEVDGEMAKILTKSRFAEDFTLQPPGGSSERCGVKVKASIMDPFELAPQLEKQQPGSATGGCCSTQAATCCK